The Pristiophorus japonicus isolate sPriJap1 chromosome 8, sPriJap1.hap1, whole genome shotgun sequence genomic sequence aagattcactagatagctcctggaatgagagggctgtcttatgatgagagattgtgtacaatgggcctatactctcagaagaatgataggtgatttcagtgaaacgtacaaaattctgaaggggattgacagagtagatgccgagaggttgtttccactggctggagtgtctagaaccagagtaaggggtcggccatttaagacagagacgaggaggaatttcttcactcagagggttgtgaatctttggaatgatctgccccagagggctgtggatgctgagtctctgaatatattcaaggcagagttaGATTATTGGaggctaggggaatcaagggatatgaaaatCGGGTGAGAAAGTGGAGGTCGATGatcgaccatgatcttattgaatggcggagcaggcttgaggggccgtatggcctactccagctcctatttcttatgtttgtctgTGGAGGGCACCATAGGAGACATCTATCCCAACACACAAACTTTCCACTGAGTCGTTAGATACCAATCGAACGCAAGTGAATTTTCCCCCTTTCTAGCCCAGGAACACGGATGCCAATTGTACCGTCCCAACTACCGTCCCAATAGATCACTCAACACAGCTACAGATCAAACTTCTTAGCATGTAAACTCGGTGCCACACCAGGTGGCGTACTTACCCAATAAAGCCATAAGGTCAGCAGATTTACTTGTTTTTTAAATATAGAGATACAAATGGTGTGTATTTTCCAGCTAAATACTTGATGGCATTGTACTGGAATATTTTTAGCCAGCTGAAAGAATTGCCTACGGATGTAAAACAGCTTTACTCAAACTCAGATCATTGGGGAAGAGTAGCCAAATAAAATTTATTTTTTCGCGTTTCTCAACAACTCATAACAAAAATGGATCGATTCAATTCGAATCTGCTGGACATATCACAAACAACAGTCCTGCAACTCAACAGCTCGTAACAGATTAATCTAGCAGTGTAGTCACCATTTTGTTTGCATAAAGACATCTCATGATAAATTCTACACCCCAACCTTAAATAGAAGATATTCActaacaaatccaatagggaattcaggagaaactcctttacccagagagtggttagaacgtggaactcgctaacacggagtggttgaggcgaatagtacagatgaatttaaagggaagctacacagacacacaggggagaaggaaatagaaggatatgttgattgggGGTTAGATGAAGGAtgggaggagtctcgtgtggagcataaacaccgcaaGGACCTGTtgaactgaatggcctgtttctgtgctgtaaatactttgtacgtGGACTGAATTTGGAGCCTACAAAAGAGTCATTAGAAATGCAAGTCGAAAAACAGAAAAGCAACTGCTTTCATCTGGACTGCTACATAATAAAAGGGAGATCATCTTTCACTCACTGATGGCATCTAGCTCTCCCTTCTGGTCTTACTGGTACTTATACCCAGCCTATGAGGAGACACACTATATGTAACTTAGCCTGTGACAACACGGCAAAGTCCTGATAGCAGCTGAACTGGAATGTGCTGCCCATGGCCAGTCTTCTGCAAGTGAATTCCACACCCTATTCAGGAAATCACTGCAGCAGAATGCAGGTGGTTCTAAAAAGGAGAAAAGAAAAGACAAGGAAAGAGCAAGAGGTGAAAGAGCAAGAGGTGAAAGAGCAAGAGGTGAAAGAGCAAGAGGTGAAAGAGCAAGAGGTGAAAGAGCAAGAGGTGAAAGAGCAAGAGGTGAAAGAGCAAGAGGTGAAAGAGCAAGAGGTGAAAGAGCAAGAGGTGAAAGAGCAAGAGGTGAAAGAGCAAGAGGTGAAAGAGCAAGAGGTGAAAGAGCAAGAGGTGAAAGAGCAAGAGGTGAAAGAGCAAGAGGTGAAAGACAAATGGTCTTTGGAACACTTGGAATTATTAAACCATTGAAATGCAGATCACTTCCAATACTTGATTTTTCCAAGTTTATCACTTTTATGCTACTGAAAATTAAAGCAAAAAAATAAAGTTAAACGTGTGCATCTTTACATTTGCAAACAACTTTGTTTTAAATATATTCCCATTTCTTTAGAAATTTAAACAAGTATAGAAAAAAGGTACAGTACAATCATGTTCTTACTTTACAAACTATGACTCAAGGCGAGATGAAGTAACTCGTCAATCAAACACAATGTCACAATATTTCCTACTGGCCTCCTTACTTCCCACACGTTATTAAAATAAAGCTATAGCTCATCGTGTTTGAAAGGCTCTGCGCTGGGTTTGATAaagacaccttccattactttccaGTAGTTGTCGACATCGGGGCTGAACGTGCCGTGAACTTCACGCTGGCCTCGGATTGGATGACCATATTGCTCTCCTGTTATTGTTAGAAAGGCCCCAGTGCCCGAGTGTTTGAAGCGCACATAGTCATCTCGCTTCCAACTTGTTCCGCTGCATTGCACGATCCAGACATCCAAGTCATCTCCTTCTCCATTCTCACCAAAAGCACTTACTTCCTACGTGGTAAAACAGTACAAGATTAGCAGTTATTCATACTCTAGGAAAGTCAACTCAAGATAAACTAGGTGGTAGAAACCAGCACCATTACGAATATGGGTAGGGAACGACTGGTACAGGTAGAACCACCCTTATCCGGCATCCTCAGaatctggcctgtgccgaataagggattttactGGACGTGAGGGAGGTCACGTGTTATAAGGGGAACAACGTTATACAAACCGTTTTTACAACTTTATTGGTGTCAATCATTGGTCAAAAACAGACCATGTCTTCATTTCTGTACCATAGCAACCAGTACACACATTGTGTACATTAAGCGTAATTTTTACAACTTTCATGAACTGCGATCCTCTCCAAACCCCCTCCCACCAGCGCTGCAGGTGGTTTAGAGATTTTGACAGGTGAGATTTTTCAATTATTTTTTTAATCTTTTAGAATAGTTTAAAgattgtctaatttattttaaacattttaacagttttaaaagttaattaaagcaatataaagacTTTAAAAATGTCTTGCATTTCTGAGCGGGTCGTGGTTGTGCAGTGTGTAATAGCATGGCCAGCAAATAAAAAGTAGCGACTTCTAAACTGTATGTACAAAGGAAAGGAGAAAATGTTTATAAGATTGATGGCCACAAAATTTCTGGTTTGGGGGAGGGTGCAAGTTGGCGGGGACAGGAATTGTTGGCTGTGCTGATGTATGACAGAACACATTGAAGAAGCAACTGCCCTCCTAGTGCAGCAGCATACAAATGACAGAATTAGGATGGGATGACAGCACTTGTCCTAAATTCCAAAACTCCTGCCCTCCCATCCATTTGAGAAGCTGAGCCTCTATGTAAAAGGTGCAGTTTGTCAGGACCCACTCACCAAGGTGGAAATATGTGGTTGAAAGTACACTGTTCAATGAAGATTGTTTGTGGAAACTTTTGGCCATATTTTTTGACTCACTACAATTGCTGGATAGCCTTTGCACTATTATTCTCGAGAAGCCATCCTCTACATTCTGCATTACCCTTGGAAAGCATTCTATCTCAACACAATTGCTGAGCTAGGTACCGAGTGCCTGACTTTAAAGTTGATCATAGACAACAACGTATctcgacaaagagtgttaaaaagacaagcctgaaggctgcgtctctcaatgcaaggagtatttgtaataaggtggacaaattaactgcgcaggcagctattaacaaatatgatataattgggtttacagagacatggctccaggatgaccaaggctgggaactcaacatccaggggcattcaacattcaggaaggatagacaaaggaaaaggaggtgggtagcattgctggttaaagagaaaattaacacaatagtaaggaaggacattagcttcgatgatgtggaatctgtatggttgggctgcggaataccaaagggcagaaaacactagtgggagttgtgtacagacgaccaaacagtagtagtgaggttggggacagcatcaaacaagaaattagggatgcgtgcaataaaggtacggcaattatcatgggtgactttaatctacatatagattgggctaaccaaactggtagcaatactatggaggaggatttcctggagtgtattaggatggttttctagaccaatatgttgaggaaccaactagtgagctggctatcctggactgggtgttgtgtaatgagagaggactaattagcaatcttgttatgcgaggccccttggggaagagtgactataatatggtagaattctttattgagatggagagtggcacagttaattcagagactagggtcctgaacttaaggaaaggtaacttcgatggtatgagacgatggctagaatagactggcaaatcatacttaaaggataggcaatggcagacatttatagatcacatggatgaacttcaacaattgtacatccctctctggagtaaaaataaaacgaggaaggtggatcaaccgtggctaacaagggaaattagggaaagtgttaaatccaaggaagaggcatataaattggccagaaaaagcagcaaacctgaggactgggagaaatttagaatccagcagaggaggacaaagggttcaattaggagggggaacatagagtatgaggaagcttgcagggaacataaaaactgacagcaaaagcttctatagatatgggaagagaaaaaggttagtgaagacaacccTTGACTGCAGGGTCccttgcaggtgaatttataatgaggaacaaagaaatggcagaccaattgaacaaatactttggttctgtcttcactaaggaagacacgaatagccttccggaaatactaggggtctgagggtctagcgagaaggaagaagtgaaatccttattagtcaggaaattgtgttggggaaattgatgggactgaaggccgataaatccccagtgcctgatagactgcatcccagcttACTTAAGGAactgcccctagaaatagtggatgcattggtgatcattttccaatattctattgactccgaatcagttcctatggactggagggtagctaatgtaacaccactttttaagaaaggagggagagagaaaacagggaattataaaccggttagcctgacatcggtggtggggaaaatgttggaatcaattattaaagatgaaatagcagcgcatttggaaagcagtgacaggatcggtccaagtcagcatggatttatgaaagggaaatcgtgcttgacaaatcttctagaattttttgaggatgtaactagtagagtggacaagggagaactagtggatgtggtgtagttggactttcaaaaggcttttgacaagggattagtgtgcaaaattaaagcacatggtattggggataatgtattaacgtggatagagaactggttggtagacaggaagcagagagtcagaataaatgggtccttttcaaaacggcaggcagtgactagtggggtgccgcagggttcagtgctgggaccccagctatttacaatatacattaatgatttagatgaaggaattgagtgtaatatctccaagtttgcaaatgacactaagctggatggcggtgagaactgtgaggaggatgccaagaggctgcagggggacttggacaggttaggtgaatgggcaaatgcatggcagatggataaatgtaagattatccactttggtggcaaaaacagggaggcagaatattatctgaatggtgacagattaggaaaagggatgagacctgggtgtcatggtacatcagtcactgaaagttggcatgcaggtacagcaggtggtgaaaaaggtaaatggtatgttggccttcatagctaggggatttgagtacaggagcagggaggtcttactgcagttgtacagggccttggtgaggccacacctggaatattgtgttcagttttggcctcctaatctgaggaaggatgttcttgctattgagtgagtgcagcgaaggttcaccagactgattcccgggatagcaggactgacatatgaggagagactggatcaactgggattgtaatcactgaagtttagaagaatgagaggggatctcatcgaaacatataaaattctgaccggactggacagattagaggcaggaagaatgttcccgaaccaggggtcacagtttaaggataaggggtaagccagttcggaccgagatgaggagaaacttcttcactcaggagagttgttaacctgtggaattctcttccacagaaagttggtgaggccagttcgttagatatattcaaaagggagttagatatggcccttacagctaaagggatcaaggggtatggagagaaagcaggaaaggggtactgaggttgaatgatcagccatgatcttattgaatggtggtgctggctcaaagggccgaatggcctactcctgcacctaatttctatctttctatgttacctcaaatgttataaaagttggaagatttgaaTCTCTCATTACTTTGAGAGGAAGCTGCTTGTTTCCATTTCCTGCTGTTTATTTAGCTTGTGTTAAGCTTTTATTTTGCAGAACTCCTCAGCATCGACTGCTGCTTATGCTGAAAGCTATTGAGCTGTTTGAAGCAAAGTTTCAGGTAGATGCGCACAGAATGCAGGCTGTACGGCTGCTTTATCTCACGCAGAACTTTCGTGCCCTATTCCTGGGCAGATCTCTTAAAAGTCGGAATTTTGCATGAGAACTTATCGCACGGGCAAGACCTGTCGAGCTCCAGCTGGGcaggtcggaaaagccggttttcagcgcatgcgcgttgtgcgctgaaaaccagtttttccaatgccttcccggatccgtagaaacttcgtatggacccgggacatcTGAATTTCAGGACCACTATTTATAACCAAAGCAATGATTTCAGCTGCCATGCTCCAGATGCTAAACATTGAAATCCAGCCTCTCGGCACTTCTTAAAATTATTGTACCTGGTTTCCAGAGAGTGGGGACACAAAGTGGTGACTGTGCAAGTTCCTTCCAGTGTTGACGTGTGTCAGTCGTATCAATTGTCCACATTTGATGGGTTTTCCTCGCTGACAAACCTGGCCTGGTTTTCCTCTCACTGTCCAGTAGCTGTTGCTGTCATCTGACAACTCCACCCCAGTCACAGACTGCTGGCCACTTCCTTTTGAGAATTAAGAGAGTGATCACAGCATAAATAAGATTTTAAAAACAGCTTTGAAAATTATAAAAAGGCTAGGAAACAATTACAACTTCAAAATATGTAAAGTGTAAATTATATAGCCATTTTGTAAAGATTATTCCACATTTATTCCTCCCCTCTCTTCACCGTTATTATTCAATGTGTGAGCCTCGACAACTGGAGAAGGCGAGTGGGGCGGGAAAGAGATGAAATCAGCCAAACTCAATCCTCACATCACTCCGTTAATTCATTGCAGGCAGAGGACGGAACCCCAA encodes the following:
- the sdf2l1 gene encoding stromal cell-derived factor 2-like protein 1; its protein translation is MVRVAAPAWSSGLVLALCALLAAASASVSASALHYVTCGSVVKLLNNQHDVRLHSHDVKYGSGSGQQSVTGVELSDDSNSYWTVRGKPGQVCQRGKPIKCGQLIRLTHVNTGRNLHSHHFVSPLSGNQEVSAFGENGEGDDLDVWIVQCSGTSWKRDDYVRFKHSGTGAFLTITGEQYGHPIRGQREVHGTFSPDVDNYWKVMEGVFIKPSAEPFKHDEL